A genomic region of Chitinimonas arctica contains the following coding sequences:
- a CDS encoding YodC family protein has translation MASIKVGDVVVLKSGGPLMTVESLSQAMKAFCIWFDGPTRFEGYFVPETLKIVTPND, from the coding sequence ATGGCGAGCATCAAGGTAGGGGACGTAGTAGTACTGAAAAGCGGCGGACCGTTGATGACGGTGGAGTCGCTTTCACAGGCGATGAAGGCTTTCTGCATCTGGTTCGATGGCCCGACCCGTTTCGAAGGCTATTTCGTGCCGGAGACGCTGAAGATCGTCACCCCGAACGACTAG
- a CDS encoding class I SAM-dependent methyltransferase: MRLNTLKKLVFDKNIFGFLGLTGNINQLYKTSFATAASSCGLLDYLQARPRTLTDIQLRLATDHSQQAGLEAWLGCGVRFGELRLKNGYYELKGKLSRSLARPRNEIAAATLEEVVRYHYDALLNAPSRLRSGHKYSLADQDGELIARSSRILEPFVEEAIDWALQTGKVGSVLEVGFGSGYYLKYLLQSNPQLRIQAIDYQQEVVDAAGVNLRRWGLADQVELSCCDVMEFAATGRYDLITLHNNIYYFPLAMRMPLLRHLHGMLAPGGQLLLTTSCRGGSPAIAALNLWWSLSDVAGALPDKDDLVNMLQQAGFAQVEARQMLPGESYYGVLAKTDNKIQ; the protein is encoded by the coding sequence ATGCGGCTGAACACACTAAAAAAACTGGTATTCGACAAGAATATTTTTGGCTTTCTTGGCCTTACCGGCAATATCAATCAGCTGTACAAGACCAGCTTCGCCACCGCCGCCAGTTCCTGTGGCCTGCTCGACTATCTGCAAGCCAGGCCCCGCACGCTGACCGATATCCAGCTCAGGCTGGCCACCGACCATAGCCAGCAGGCCGGCCTGGAAGCCTGGCTGGGCTGCGGCGTGCGTTTCGGCGAACTGCGTTTGAAGAATGGCTACTACGAACTGAAGGGCAAGTTGTCGCGCTCGCTGGCCCGGCCGCGCAACGAGATCGCCGCCGCCACCTTGGAGGAGGTGGTGCGCTATCACTATGACGCCCTGCTCAATGCCCCCAGCCGCTTGCGCAGCGGCCACAAGTACAGCCTGGCGGACCAGGACGGCGAGTTGATCGCCCGTTCCTCGCGCATCCTCGAACCCTTTGTCGAGGAAGCCATCGATTGGGCTTTGCAGACAGGCAAGGTCGGCAGTGTGCTGGAGGTGGGCTTCGGTTCCGGCTACTACCTGAAGTACCTGCTGCAATCCAATCCGCAGTTGCGCATCCAGGCCATCGACTACCAGCAGGAAGTCGTGGATGCCGCCGGCGTCAATCTGCGGCGCTGGGGGCTGGCCGACCAGGTCGAGCTGAGCTGCTGCGACGTAATGGAATTCGCCGCGACCGGCCGTTACGACCTGATTACCCTGCACAACAATATCTATTACTTCCCGCTGGCGATGCGCATGCCCCTGCTGCGCCACCTGCACGGCATGCTGGCGCCCGGCGGGCAATTGCTGCTGACCACCAGCTGCCGCGGCGGCAGCCCGGCCATTGCGGCCCTGAATCTCTGGTGGTCGCTGTCGGATGTGGCCGGCGCGCTACCGGACAAGGATGACTTGGTGAACATGCTGCAACAGGCCGGTTTTGCCCAGGTGGAAGCCAGGCAGATGTTGCCGGGCGAGAGCTACTACGGCGTATTGGCCAAAACGGATAACAAAATTCAATAA
- a CDS encoding 4'-phosphopantetheinyl transferase family protein, producing the protein MRSDPAWLSTVALQSHRDPAGNAVVCAGLELTGLRDAWRSDACVTAGLSGWLAADELRQFARFPVQKRQLEWLAGRLAAKQALNHYRLLWDAAAEPDWPAAAILRQDDGRPYVADAHTYLSISHNRSQAVAAVSNCPVGIDVESFGALQLGSVADLLGEAEVAAVRLGQGCDASQARTLIWCLKEALFKACGRRAFVPFARAVRLQSWPAGQAPCWAVEGDSREIARCDAATPTPACRNWQVQLSSSASSAQVLVYRKDRPEVDKTNE; encoded by the coding sequence TTGCGATCCGATCCCGCCTGGCTATCGACGGTAGCGCTGCAGAGTCACCGCGATCCGGCCGGTAACGCCGTGGTTTGCGCAGGCCTGGAATTGACTGGCCTGCGCGACGCCTGGCGGTCCGACGCGTGCGTGACGGCCGGTTTGTCCGGCTGGCTGGCCGCGGACGAGCTGCGGCAGTTCGCGCGCTTCCCGGTGCAGAAGCGCCAGCTGGAGTGGCTGGCCGGCAGGCTTGCCGCCAAGCAGGCCCTGAACCACTACCGCCTGCTATGGGATGCGGCCGCCGAGCCGGACTGGCCGGCGGCCGCCATCCTGCGCCAGGACGATGGCCGCCCCTATGTAGCGGACGCACACACCTATCTCTCCATCAGCCATAACCGCAGTCAGGCGGTGGCGGCGGTGAGCAACTGCCCGGTGGGTATCGATGTGGAATCGTTCGGTGCCCTGCAACTGGGCAGTGTCGCCGACTTGCTGGGCGAAGCGGAGGTGGCGGCGGTAAGGCTGGGGCAGGGCTGCGACGCCAGCCAGGCCCGTACCCTGATCTGGTGCCTGAAGGAAGCGCTGTTCAAGGCCTGCGGCCGGCGCGCTTTCGTGCCGTTCGCGCGCGCGGTGCGGCTGCAGAGTTGGCCTGCCGGGCAGGCGCCCTGCTGGGCGGTGGAGGGCGACAGCCGCGAAATTGCCCGCTGCGACGCGGCCACGCCGACGCCGGCTTGCCGAAACTGGCAGGTCCAGCTGAGCAGCTCGGCATCGAGCGCCCAGGTACTGGTCTATCGCAAGGACCGGCCGGAAGTGGATAAAACCAATGAGTAG
- a CDS encoding ABC transporter ATP-binding protein, with protein MATTSVIRLEQVNKVFELKKQRFHALKNIDLTVEASEFVVIAGPSGSGKTTLLNLIGLLDQPSSGRLFFNGRDLSGSSSTELAQLRRDQIGFVFQAYNLMPVLTALENTEMVMEFRGMARDKRREAAAKTLKALGLGELMQRYPDQLSGGQQQRVAVARAVAGEPMLVIADEPTANLDSRTAESLMDLMAQLNREHGITFIFSSHDPRVISRAKRVISLRDGGIVAVAAQAAEYSHAG; from the coding sequence ATGGCAACGACAAGCGTGATAAGGCTGGAGCAGGTCAACAAGGTATTCGAGCTGAAAAAGCAGCGCTTCCATGCGCTGAAGAATATCGACTTGACGGTGGAGGCCAGCGAGTTCGTGGTGATTGCCGGGCCGTCCGGCTCGGGCAAGACCACCTTGCTGAACCTGATCGGATTGTTGGACCAGCCCAGTTCGGGACGGTTGTTCTTCAACGGCCGCGACCTGTCGGGCAGCTCCAGCACCGAACTGGCGCAGCTGCGCCGTGACCAGATCGGCTTCGTGTTCCAGGCCTATAACCTGATGCCGGTGCTGACCGCCCTGGAAAATACCGAGATGGTCATGGAGTTTCGCGGCATGGCGCGCGACAAGCGCCGGGAGGCGGCCGCCAAGACCCTGAAGGCATTGGGTTTGGGCGAGCTGATGCAGCGTTATCCGGACCAGCTCAGCGGCGGCCAGCAGCAGCGGGTAGCCGTGGCACGGGCGGTGGCCGGCGAACCCATGTTGGTGATCGCCGACGAGCCCACCGCCAACCTCGATTCGCGTACCGCCGAAAGCCTGATGGACCTGATGGCCCAGCTGAATCGCGAACATGGCATCACCTTTATCTTCAGTTCGCACGATCCCCGCGTGATCTCGCGCGCCAAACGGGTGATATCGCTGCGCGACGGCGGCATCGTCGCGGTGGCCGCGCAGGCCGCCGAATACAGCCATGCCGGCTGA
- a CDS encoding class I SAM-dependent methyltransferase codes for MSEHTGASYDDKAAKYAAVVDSKPWNAHYERPAVISLLPSLPGAKVLDAGCGSGWYAEYLLAQGASVTALDLNAEFVALTRVRVGGRATVLQASLTSPLDFAADGEFDLVVCPLVMHYLKDWQPVFREFHRVLKPNGVLVFSTHHPFMDWKLFNTGNYFAIELLEDEWDIGKMAYYRRSLNDMSAALEGGGFTIERLLEPRPTEQFREIHPEGYERLSTNPWFLVIRARSAAAPAINPPYCGR; via the coding sequence ATGTCCGAACACACTGGCGCGAGCTACGACGACAAGGCCGCGAAATACGCCGCCGTGGTCGATAGCAAGCCTTGGAACGCGCATTACGAACGCCCTGCGGTCATCTCACTGCTGCCGTCCTTGCCTGGCGCCAAGGTGCTGGATGCGGGCTGTGGTTCGGGCTGGTATGCGGAATACCTACTGGCGCAAGGCGCTAGCGTCACGGCGCTTGATCTGAATGCGGAGTTTGTCGCACTGACCCGGGTGCGGGTGGGTGGGCGTGCCACGGTATTGCAAGCCAGCTTGACCAGTCCCTTGGATTTCGCCGCGGACGGCGAATTCGACTTGGTGGTCTGTCCGCTGGTCATGCACTACCTCAAGGATTGGCAGCCGGTATTCCGTGAGTTCCATCGCGTGCTGAAGCCGAATGGCGTGCTGGTCTTTTCCACGCACCATCCATTCATGGATTGGAAGCTATTCAATACGGGAAACTATTTCGCGATCGAGCTGCTGGAAGACGAGTGGGATATCGGCAAGATGGCGTATTACCGGCGGTCGCTGAACGATATGAGCGCCGCCCTGGAAGGCGGCGGCTTCACGATCGAACGTTTGTTGGAGCCTCGGCCCACCGAGCAATTCCGGGAAATCCATCCTGAGGGATACGAGCGCCTGAGCACGAACCCCTGGTTTCTGGTGATACGTGCGCGTAGCGCGGCAGCGCCCGCGATAAATCCGCCTTATTGCGGCAGATAA
- a CDS encoding PEP/pyruvate-binding domain-containing protein → MKSQLESVISLAPVQQWVVDFAGGTDLSIQQVGGKAFNLIRLKQHGFAVPDGFCINTDAYQYFIKETGLGQDIYNLLQLGGDTVYAKIAALIRGTAMPEPLAEAITQAYHRLGAEAVAVRSSGVDEDSAEYSFAGQHDTFLNIGQAKAMLDSVRACWASMWNHSALVYRARQMDHATPQAIGVVVQQMINGDTSGVAFSENPVLGQTDQMLIEACIGLGEGLVSGRVVSDSYLLEKTPLRLRSCQINHKPTALLRGAGGETEERELDAARAGQPALSEPLVLELASQIMQVERLYGCPQDIEWACLGERFYLLQSRPITTLPPVGDNGSPHVGQPDEEVADRILWSRMDIGEIFTGRMTPLGISFAKYYQYKVHRDCGIGLGLLDLGKQDEYMGYYKGHVYLNVAYTAYLLAQTPPGLDQSVFIKRFSSAEVDVEQYLNPYGESHRHERHTPIKTHLYWLAKTVQEFFGAKRRAQAMVASRYQEYDRALAQDLTRLSMVELREEMTHCLEYFKAMHVGYMPFYINAFGLYGVLEELCHAWLPQEGKHLQNRLKGDMSNLRTVESARDIWRLCQALDKYPEVKTLFMLQADIGRIATALPASAQGRDYLARELEPFMRENGVRGREEMELSYPRWVDDPTYVLQMIKTYLQQGYEVENKLKSSGHSRGIDTDRLLDGLPWYKRGVVKTVIRMYSACSRMREETRMSMITSIWLLRRMVYELGRRLTEQGVLKHIDEIAYLDFSDLLLHANDYEDAASLFSRNKIEQARRQHYTYLDQAEPPLTFIGSAHSAVPVKPPMAGEHLQGLGTSSGRVSGRARLITDLRREAGQLQKGELIVARFTDASWTPLFALARGVVTDVGSMLSHSSIVAREFGIPSVVNTKLATVLIKTGDWITIDGDSGVITIETEREERKPC, encoded by the coding sequence ATGAAGTCGCAATTGGAATCCGTGATCAGCCTCGCGCCGGTCCAGCAGTGGGTGGTCGATTTCGCCGGGGGGACCGACCTTTCGATCCAGCAGGTCGGCGGCAAGGCCTTTAATCTGATCCGTCTGAAGCAGCACGGCTTTGCCGTGCCGGACGGCTTTTGCATCAATACCGATGCCTACCAGTACTTCATCAAGGAGACCGGGCTAGGCCAGGATATCTACAACCTGCTGCAACTGGGCGGTGACACCGTCTATGCCAAGATCGCCGCCTTGATACGCGGTACCGCCATGCCCGAGCCCTTGGCCGAGGCCATCACGCAGGCCTACCACCGGCTGGGCGCCGAAGCGGTGGCGGTGCGCTCGTCCGGGGTGGACGAGGATAGCGCCGAGTATTCCTTCGCCGGCCAGCACGACACCTTCCTGAATATCGGCCAGGCCAAGGCCATGCTCGACAGCGTGCGCGCTTGCTGGGCATCGATGTGGAACCACAGCGCGCTGGTCTATCGGGCCAGGCAGATGGACCATGCCACGCCGCAAGCCATCGGCGTGGTGGTGCAGCAGATGATCAACGGCGATACCTCCGGGGTGGCTTTCAGCGAGAACCCCGTGTTGGGCCAGACCGACCAGATGTTGATCGAAGCGTGCATCGGCCTGGGCGAAGGCCTGGTTTCGGGCCGGGTGGTATCGGATAGCTATCTGCTGGAAAAAACACCGCTGCGGCTGCGCAGTTGCCAGATCAACCACAAGCCCACCGCCCTGCTGCGCGGCGCGGGCGGTGAAACCGAGGAGCGCGAACTCGATGCGGCGCGCGCCGGCCAGCCGGCCTTGAGCGAGCCGCTGGTGCTGGAGCTGGCCAGCCAGATCATGCAGGTGGAGCGGCTCTACGGATGTCCGCAGGATATCGAGTGGGCCTGCCTGGGCGAGCGTTTCTATTTGTTGCAAAGCCGGCCCATCACCACCTTGCCGCCGGTCGGCGACAATGGCTCGCCTCACGTGGGGCAGCCCGACGAGGAGGTTGCGGATCGCATCCTGTGGTCGCGCATGGATATCGGTGAAATCTTTACCGGCCGCATGACGCCGCTGGGCATCTCCTTCGCCAAGTACTACCAGTACAAGGTCCATCGCGACTGCGGCATCGGACTGGGTTTGCTCGACCTGGGCAAGCAGGACGAATACATGGGCTATTACAAAGGCCATGTCTATCTGAACGTCGCCTACACCGCCTACCTGCTGGCGCAGACGCCGCCGGGCCTGGATCAGTCGGTCTTTATCAAGCGCTTTTCCAGCGCCGAGGTCGATGTCGAGCAATACCTCAATCCCTATGGCGAAAGCCATCGGCACGAGCGGCATACGCCGATCAAGACCCATCTGTACTGGCTGGCCAAGACGGTGCAGGAATTCTTCGGCGCCAAACGGCGGGCCCAGGCCATGGTGGCCTCGCGCTATCAGGAGTACGACCGCGCCCTGGCCCAGGACCTGACCAGGCTGAGCATGGTCGAATTGCGCGAAGAAATGACGCATTGCCTGGAGTACTTCAAGGCCATGCATGTTGGCTACATGCCCTTCTATATCAATGCCTTCGGGCTCTATGGCGTGCTGGAGGAACTGTGCCACGCCTGGCTGCCACAGGAGGGCAAACATCTGCAGAATCGGCTCAAGGGCGATATGTCCAATCTGCGCACCGTGGAGTCGGCCCGCGATATCTGGCGGCTATGCCAGGCGCTGGACAAGTACCCCGAGGTCAAGACCCTCTTCATGCTGCAGGCCGATATCGGCCGCATCGCGACGGCCTTGCCGGCTTCCGCGCAGGGACGGGACTACCTGGCGCGCGAGCTGGAACCCTTTATGCGCGAAAACGGGGTACGTGGCCGCGAAGAAATGGAGCTGAGCTATCCGCGCTGGGTAGATGATCCGACCTATGTGCTGCAGATGATCAAGACCTATCTGCAGCAAGGCTACGAGGTTGAAAACAAGCTGAAGTCGTCCGGCCATTCGCGCGGCATCGATACCGACCGGCTACTGGACGGCCTGCCCTGGTACAAGCGCGGCGTCGTGAAGACGGTGATACGCATGTACAGCGCCTGCAGCCGCATGCGCGAGGAAACCCGCATGAGCATGATCACCTCGATCTGGCTGCTGCGGCGCATGGTCTACGAACTGGGCCGCCGGCTGACCGAGCAGGGCGTGCTCAAGCATATCGACGAAATCGCCTATCTGGATTTCTCCGATCTGCTGCTGCATGCCAACGACTACGAGGACGCAGCCAGCCTGTTCAGCCGCAACAAGATCGAGCAGGCGCGCCGCCAGCATTACACCTACCTGGACCAGGCCGAGCCGCCGCTGACCTTTATCGGCAGCGCCCACAGCGCCGTGCCGGTCAAGCCCCCCATGGCCGGCGAGCATCTGCAAGGTTTGGGCACATCCAGTGGACGGGTATCCGGCCGCGCCAGGCTGATTACCGACCTGCGCCGCGAGGCCGGCCAGTTGCAAAAGGGCGAGCTGATCGTGGCGCGCTTTACCGACGCCTCCTGGACACCGCTGTTTGCGCTGGCGCGCGGCGTGGTGACCGATGTGGGTTCCATGCTGTCGCACAGTTCCATCGTCGCGCGCGAGTTCGGCATCCCATCGGTGGTCAATACCAAGCTGGCCACCGTACTGATCAAGACAGGCGACTGGATCACCATCGACGGTGATAGCGGCGTCATCACCATCGAAACCGAACGGGAGGAGCGCAAGCCATGCTGA
- a CDS encoding DJ-1/PfpI family protein, whose product MHIAIISFDGFNELDSLIALGVLNRIKKPDWRVTFCCPAPEVTSMNGLVVRAQSTLEDARFADVVVVGSGIRTREVVNDPDLMGRLKLDPARQLIAAQCSGTLILAKLGILGSVPACTDLTTKPWVQECGVEVLNQPFFAHGNVATAGGCMASPYLAAWIIARVEGMEAAKAALHYVAPVGEKEAYVANALEYLGPYLPQ is encoded by the coding sequence ATGCACATCGCCATCATCAGCTTCGACGGCTTCAATGAACTGGACTCGCTGATCGCACTCGGCGTACTGAATCGGATCAAAAAGCCGGATTGGCGTGTGACCTTCTGTTGCCCCGCCCCGGAAGTCACTTCCATGAACGGCCTGGTCGTGCGTGCGCAATCCACGCTCGAAGATGCGCGATTTGCCGATGTCGTCGTCGTCGGTAGCGGGATACGGACAAGGGAAGTCGTCAATGACCCCGACTTGATGGGGCGCTTGAAGCTCGATCCCGCTCGCCAACTGATTGCCGCCCAGTGTTCCGGCACGCTGATCCTGGCCAAGCTGGGCATTCTGGGCAGCGTTCCGGCTTGCACGGATCTGACCACCAAGCCATGGGTGCAGGAATGCGGCGTGGAAGTGTTGAACCAGCCGTTCTTCGCGCACGGCAATGTCGCCACCGCGGGTGGTTGCATGGCCTCGCCCTACCTGGCCGCCTGGATCATCGCGCGGGTCGAGGGGATGGAAGCCGCGAAGGCTGCGCTTCACTATGTCGCGCCGGTCGGCGAGAAAGAAGCCTATGTGGCCAATGCGCTGGAATACCTCGGACCTTATCTGCCGCAATAA
- a CDS encoding RedY protein produces the protein MLTIIDKIKLKDASHEDDFVKWVKEVDYLACRELPSVETFCVHKVMREGDCDFIEIITVTSLADFEKDMRSAPFAALVERFTQMADVSEQLICDPIPPGYRR, from the coding sequence ATGCTGACCATCATCGACAAAATCAAGCTGAAGGATGCCAGCCACGAGGACGATTTCGTCAAGTGGGTCAAGGAAGTCGATTACCTGGCCTGCCGCGAGCTGCCCAGCGTGGAAACCTTCTGCGTGCATAAGGTCATGCGGGAAGGCGATTGCGACTTTATCGAAATCATCACCGTTACTTCCCTGGCGGACTTTGAAAAAGATATGCGCAGCGCGCCGTTCGCCGCCCTGGTCGAACGCTTTACCCAGATGGCCGATGTCAGCGAGCAGTTGATTTGCGATCCGATCCCGCCTGGCTATCGACGGTAG
- a CDS encoding GNAT family N-acetyltransferase gives MIEGTIRTLSRHDKAAFIEVMDNAFRPDPLFQKLFVAGQPQAVAAQRSRTFLGFMFDMACLLGQERRGLFVGDKLLGCYILEKSGGSLGRKLAGIGRLLRRVLLLPWRISWSVFAYLNRYMRATEQASPPQPHRYLRMIGVHESARGKGIGGQLLSEIVQRADADPCSEGLALDTENPVNLELYAKYDFRLSEEKRLDGLTIFCMVRRKRAAQAQANNMKTPPGGGAA, from the coding sequence ATGATCGAAGGCACCATTCGCACCCTGTCGCGACACGACAAAGCCGCCTTTATCGAGGTCATGGACAATGCCTTTCGGCCGGATCCGCTATTCCAGAAACTCTTCGTCGCCGGTCAGCCCCAGGCGGTAGCCGCGCAGCGCAGCCGAACCTTCCTGGGCTTTATGTTCGACATGGCCTGCCTGCTGGGCCAGGAGCGGCGCGGCCTCTTTGTCGGCGACAAATTGCTGGGCTGCTACATTCTGGAGAAATCGGGCGGCAGCCTCGGACGGAAGCTGGCCGGAATTGGGCGGCTATTACGCCGGGTGCTGTTGCTGCCCTGGCGAATTTCCTGGTCGGTATTCGCCTATCTGAATCGCTATATGCGGGCGACCGAACAAGCTAGCCCGCCGCAGCCGCACCGCTATCTCCGCATGATAGGCGTACACGAAAGCGCGCGCGGCAAGGGCATAGGGGGGCAGCTACTCAGCGAAATCGTCCAGCGCGCCGATGCCGACCCATGTAGCGAGGGCTTGGCGCTCGATACCGAGAACCCGGTCAATCTTGAGCTGTATGCCAAATATGATTTCCGGCTCAGCGAGGAAAAGCGGCTGGATGGGCTGACCATCTTCTGCATGGTCCGGCGCAAGCGCGCCGCCCAAGCGCAGGCCAACAATATGAAAACGCCGCCTGGCGGCGGCGCTGCGTAA
- a CDS encoding acyl-CoA dehydrogenase family protein, producing the protein MSLNRITTMEQLEVQLGDPAVLDGSLHFVLSHEYDEAERFPQAHIETLRTLGCFQYFIPARLGGQLAEFEQLALLCRVIARRDLSTAIAFGQTFLGALPVWLAGNTQQQETLAAQLREGGLGCLALTEKAHGSDIFATELMARQSGEHLYLTGNKWLINNANKGVSVTVLAKRLPPGGSPELCLLYLPKADLNPRHWQATGKIRTHGIRGADISGLEFRDCKVDPNSLLKSTEPALFTVLKGLQISRILCAGFSLGALDSLFRTTLGFARERVLYARGMLEIPAVRANLAQCYSRILVADLVNQLGCRAISQLPTQLSLYSAIVKYLVPTEAEQIGQQLSVTLGARHYLRDEYQFGMFQKFLRDNQVVSLFDGSTQINLGLIASQLNALSANLLSRQAASADRDALNQVVALFRIGESCSGFPEQAQLALNNGGQDAVMAAFLQLMADPDATSFSPETRALTVQLQTSLLQLLREIHGLAQPPSAAINSACYLELAKRYSRLFSGACAVLAWHCNDASQAAEFASPAILQEYLRYLLAVPLTPACAARHGEIIDMAVAKVDQRYLLSFNAMHIQS; encoded by the coding sequence ATGAGTTTGAACCGGATTACCACGATGGAGCAGCTGGAAGTCCAATTGGGCGATCCAGCCGTATTGGATGGCAGCCTGCATTTCGTTCTCAGCCACGAGTACGATGAAGCGGAACGATTTCCGCAAGCCCATATTGAAACGCTGCGCACGCTGGGTTGCTTCCAGTATTTCATCCCCGCGCGGCTGGGCGGCCAATTGGCCGAATTCGAACAGCTGGCCTTGCTCTGCCGGGTGATTGCCCGTCGCGACCTGAGTACCGCCATCGCCTTTGGGCAGACTTTTCTGGGCGCCCTGCCGGTATGGTTGGCCGGCAATACCCAGCAACAGGAAACGCTGGCGGCCCAACTGCGGGAAGGTGGTCTAGGTTGCCTGGCCTTGACGGAAAAAGCCCACGGCAGCGATATCTTCGCCACCGAACTGATGGCCCGCCAGTCGGGCGAGCATCTCTACCTGACCGGCAACAAATGGTTGATCAACAACGCCAACAAGGGCGTCTCGGTCACCGTACTGGCCAAGCGGCTGCCGCCCGGTGGATCGCCCGAGCTTTGCCTCCTGTACCTGCCCAAGGCAGACCTGAACCCCCGCCATTGGCAGGCGACCGGCAAGATCCGCACACACGGTATCCGGGGTGCCGATATCAGCGGACTGGAATTCCGCGATTGCAAGGTTGACCCCAACAGCCTGTTGAAAAGCACCGAACCAGCCCTGTTCACCGTGCTGAAAGGCCTGCAGATCTCGCGCATCCTGTGCGCCGGTTTCTCCCTGGGCGCGCTCGACAGCCTGTTCCGCACCACCCTGGGCTTCGCCCGCGAACGGGTCTTGTACGCCCGCGGCATGTTGGAGATTCCCGCCGTACGGGCCAACCTGGCCCAATGCTATAGCCGCATCCTGGTTGCCGACCTGGTGAACCAGCTGGGTTGCCGGGCGATCAGCCAGTTGCCGACCCAACTCAGCTTGTATTCCGCCATCGTCAAGTACCTGGTCCCGACCGAGGCCGAGCAGATCGGGCAGCAGCTGAGCGTGACGCTGGGTGCGCGCCACTATCTGCGCGATGAATACCAGTTCGGCATGTTCCAGAAATTTCTCCGCGACAACCAGGTAGTCAGCCTGTTCGACGGCAGCACCCAGATCAATCTGGGTCTGATTGCCAGCCAACTCAACGCGCTAAGTGCGAATCTGCTGTCCCGCCAGGCCGCCTCCGCCGATCGGGACGCGCTAAACCAGGTGGTAGCGCTGTTCCGCATAGGGGAAAGCTGCAGCGGCTTTCCCGAGCAAGCCCAGCTGGCTTTGAACAATGGCGGTCAGGACGCCGTGATGGCGGCATTCCTGCAATTGATGGCCGATCCGGACGCGACCAGCTTCTCCCCGGAAACGCGCGCACTGACCGTGCAATTGCAGACCAGCCTGTTGCAATTGCTGCGGGAGATCCATGGCCTGGCCCAGCCTCCCAGCGCGGCGATCAACTCGGCCTGCTACCTGGAGCTCGCCAAGCGCTACAGCCGTCTGTTCAGCGGTGCCTGCGCGGTGCTGGCCTGGCATTGCAACGACGCCTCGCAAGCCGCCGAGTTCGCCAGCCCGGCAATACTGCAGGAATACCTGCGCTACCTGCTGGCCGTCCCCCTGACCCCCGCATGCGCGGCCCGCCATGGCGAGATCATCGACATGGCGGTAGCAAAGGTCGATCAACGCTATCTACTTTCGTTCAACGCCATGCATATCCAATCGTAG